GGTGCTCGAAATCCTCCAGCGCGACCACCGCGTGCCGCAGCCCTTCATAGACGTACCGGTCGGTGTCGCGGAAGCGGGGCATCTCGGCGGAGAACACCGGAGCGTCCTCCAGCACGAGTCCGGCTACGTGCTCCGGGACGTTCGACGCGCACCAGAGGGCGAGGAGTCCGCCGGAGGAGTTGCCGGAGACGATCGAGGGCTCACTGAGCACCTCACGCAGGAACACGGCGACGTCGGCCCCGACGGAGGCCCACGAGTAGTCGCCGGGCGTCCAGGTCGACTTGCCGTGGCCTCGAACGTCGACCGCATAGACCCGATGGTGCCGAGCGAGCGTCGGCAGGACCCGCTCGTAGCTCTGCCAGGTGCCGGTCTGAGCCGGAAGCAGGACCAGAGGTGGCCCGTTGTCCGGTCCCACGACGTAGTTCAACCGTACGGATCCGGTGTCGAAGCGGAGCTCCCGGTAGCCGGCCTTCCGAACTGCCCGCGACTCGATCTCACCCGGCAGGTCCTCGTAGGGGTTGCGGTAGGGATACATGCGCTGCTCCTCACGACCGCTGCTGCAATGATCGAATCATGGCCACGCCGGAAGAGTTCTTCAGCGGTTCGCCCGATGGCTTGGCGCTCTACCGGGCGGTCGCCGACATCGTGGGCTCGCTGGGGCCTGCGTCCGTGGAGGTCGGTAAGTCGCAGATCGCCTTCCGCAGGCTCAAGGGGTTCGCCTATGTGTGGCGTCCTGGGCAGTACGTGAAATCCGACGTGCCCGCAGTCCTGTCCTTCGGCCTTCCACACGAGCTTGATTCGCCTCGGTTCAAGGAAATCGCGCACCCAGCTCCAAGGGTGTGGATGCACCATCTGGAGTTGCGGGACGTCAGCGAACTCGACGCAGAGGTCCGAAGTTGGCTCGAGGCCGCCT
This window of the Cryptosporangium minutisporangium genome carries:
- a CDS encoding alpha/beta hydrolase, which translates into the protein MYPYRNPYEDLPGEIESRAVRKAGYRELRFDTGSVRLNYVVGPDNGPPLVLLPAQTGTWQSYERVLPTLARHHRVYAVDVRGHGKSTWTPGDYSWASVGADVAVFLREVLSEPSIVSGNSSGGLLALWCASNVPEHVAGLVLEDAPVFSAEMPRFRDTDRYVYEGLRHAVVALEDFEHRDLADYLRGQTLPVSETRVKRMPVWFVRLLSRRIRADLRKRPDRPIRLRGFPWVVRTLFRSLSMFDPDFARAFVDGRFYAGLDHTEALTRTRCPLLVLHGDWHRFPAYGLVGAMDDDDAARIQQLVPQAEYRRIAANHVIHAYRPRQFVNALEEFARSVSGRDGAQRE
- a CDS encoding DUF5655 domain-containing protein, encoding MATPEEFFSGSPDGLALYRAVADIVGSLGPASVEVGKSQIAFRRLKGFAYVWRPGQYVKSDVPAVLSFGLPHELDSPRFKEIAHPAPRVWMHHLELRDVSELDAEVRSWLEAAYENAGNQRYSH